In one window of Frigoriglobus tundricola DNA:
- a CDS encoding protein kinase domain-containing protein, whose protein sequence is MIHTNAPVTSGDAEAEAVVGRVADEFTERLNRGDRPDVEEYARRHPELAALLREVLPALQLLRGPIRAESTEGLPDAVGTLGDYRLLRVVGRGGMGVVYEAEQRPLGRRVAVKVLPFAATLDAYQQQRFESEAQTAARLHHTHIVPVYAMGNDRGVHYFAMQFIDGQPLSAVITRLRAGDRTALAPSEPDRARSVARLGVQAAEALAYAHRLGVVHRDVKPGNLLLDATGHLWLTDFGLARCGSDPGITRTGDVVGTLRYMSPEHVSGGAPADARGDIYSLGATLYELLTLEPCYSRRDRAELLRQILSTDPRPPRRLNPAVPGDLETIVLKALAREPHHRYASAEDLADDLRCFLEHRPVKARRPSLVTRASKFTRRHRAAAIAAAVVLIFAVVGLGTSTVLVWQEKEQKNRALETSETHRRRAEASVEAALGGATQLLMPLEDERLTGAAAGAELRQALIDRGASFFVRFIHPDDPDPVVRSESARACHHLAEMYCAHQQVAPALAALRDEAAILDRLAGEHPLESAYRKRLAGAYALEAAMHVSTKRPAEARDAFTRAAEQYRLALPLDAGAETLNAYAWLLADCPVADLRNPEQSAELAQRAVDRAPLEGRIWNTLGVARYRAGEWQKAITALERSAELRSGGTAWDWFFLAMASWRLGDRAAATAWCEKAVRAMDANGPPPADLSRYRSEAESLLGRPADHKPPGR, encoded by the coding sequence GTGATCCACACGAATGCGCCGGTAACGTCCGGAGACGCGGAGGCCGAAGCGGTGGTCGGGCGGGTCGCCGACGAGTTCACCGAACGGCTCAACCGCGGCGACCGGCCGGACGTCGAAGAGTACGCCCGCCGGCACCCGGAACTCGCCGCCCTGCTCCGCGAAGTGCTGCCGGCCCTGCAACTCCTGCGCGGACCGATACGCGCGGAGTCGACCGAAGGCCTGCCGGATGCGGTGGGCACGCTCGGCGATTACCGGTTGTTGCGGGTCGTCGGCCGGGGCGGGATGGGCGTCGTGTACGAGGCGGAACAGCGGCCCCTGGGCCGCCGCGTCGCGGTGAAGGTGCTGCCGTTCGCCGCGACCCTCGACGCCTACCAACAGCAGCGGTTCGAGAGCGAGGCCCAGACCGCCGCCCGCCTCCACCACACGCACATCGTCCCGGTGTACGCGATGGGGAACGACCGGGGCGTCCACTACTTCGCCATGCAGTTCATCGACGGCCAACCGCTCTCCGCGGTCATCACCCGCCTACGTGCCGGCGACCGCACGGCGCTCGCGCCGAGCGAACCGGACCGCGCCCGGTCGGTGGCCCGGCTCGGCGTCCAGGCGGCCGAGGCGCTCGCCTACGCCCACCGACTCGGAGTCGTGCACCGCGACGTGAAACCGGGGAACCTGCTGCTCGACGCGACCGGTCACCTCTGGCTGACCGACTTCGGCCTCGCACGGTGCGGCAGCGATCCCGGCATCACCCGGACCGGGGACGTAGTAGGCACGTTGCGGTACATGAGCCCGGAACACGTTTCGGGCGGCGCGCCGGCCGACGCCCGCGGCGACATCTATTCGCTCGGCGCGACTCTCTACGAACTCCTCACACTCGAACCGTGCTACTCCCGCCGGGACCGGGCGGAACTGTTGCGCCAAATTCTCTCTACGGACCCGAGGCCGCCGCGAAGGCTCAACCCGGCCGTTCCCGGCGACCTGGAGACGATCGTGCTCAAGGCGCTGGCGCGCGAGCCCCACCACCGGTACGCTTCGGCCGAAGATCTGGCGGACGACCTCCGCTGCTTCCTCGAACACCGGCCGGTCAAGGCCCGACGGCCGTCACTGGTCACGCGCGCGTCGAAATTCACCCGGCGGCACCGGGCGGCGGCCATCGCCGCCGCCGTCGTCCTGATCTTCGCGGTCGTGGGGCTGGGCACCAGTACGGTCCTCGTTTGGCAGGAGAAAGAGCAAAAAAACCGGGCTCTCGAGACGTCCGAAACGCACCGCCGGCGGGCGGAAGCCAGCGTGGAGGCGGCCCTCGGCGGGGCGACGCAACTCCTGATGCCGCTCGAAGACGAGCGCCTGACCGGCGCGGCCGCCGGTGCCGAATTGCGACAGGCACTCATCGACCGCGGCGCCTCATTCTTCGTGCGGTTCATCCACCCGGACGACCCCGACCCGGTGGTGCGGTCCGAGTCGGCACGGGCGTGTCACCACCTCGCCGAGATGTACTGCGCCCATCAGCAGGTGGCTCCGGCGCTGGCGGCCCTGCGCGACGAAGCCGCGATCCTCGACCGCCTTGCCGGAGAACACCCCTTGGAGTCGGCGTACCGGAAGCGACTGGCCGGCGCGTATGCCCTGGAAGCCGCCATGCACGTTTCGACGAAACGCCCGGCAGAGGCGCGAGACGCCTTCACCCGCGCGGCCGAGCAGTATCGCCTCGCGCTACCTCTCGACGCGGGAGCCGAAACGCTAAACGCTTACGCCTGGCTCCTCGCGGATTGCCCCGTCGCCGATCTCCGGAACCCCGAGCAGTCGGCCGAACTCGCCCAGCGGGCGGTCGATCGTGCGCCGCTGGAGGGGCGGATCTGGAACACACTCGGCGTGGCACGCTACCGGGCCGGCGAGTGGCAGAAAGCCATCACCGCACTGGAGCGTTCGGCGGAACTCCGGTCCGGTGGAACCGCCTGGGACTGGTTCTTCCTGGCGATGGCCTCCTGGCGGCTCGGGGATCGAGCCGCTGCCACCGCGTGGTGCGAGAAAGCGGTTCGCGCGATGGACGCGAACGGGCCGCCACCGGCTGATTTGTCGCGGTACCGATCCGAGGCCGAATCGCTTCTCGGCCGACCCGCGGACCACAAGCCTCCGGGCCGGTGA